CATCCCCACATTCTTGCTGCGAACTGTTGACGATGTCCCCAGCCTGAACATCTCAGCCTGCGTGCTACAGTTCCCCCATGAGGCCTGGGCCTGGCACATTGCGAGGATGGTGGAGTTGAACGTGCTGGGTTTCCTCCTGCCACTGGCTGCCATTGTCTTCTACAACTACCACATCCTGGCCTCCCTGCGCAGGCAGGCAGAGGTCCGCAGGACGCTGTGTGGGGGGCCCACGGACGGCAAGACCACAGCGTTGATCTTCACGCTTGTCATCACCTTTGTGGTGTGCTGGGCCCCTTACCACTTCTTTGCCTTCCTGGACTTCCTGCTCCGGATGCAGGCTCTCCATGGCTGCTTCTGGGAGGAGTTCTCGGACCTGGGCCTGCAGTTTGCCAACTTCTTCGCTTTCATCAACAGTTGTCTGAATCCGGTGATTTATGTCTTCATGGGTCAGCTTTTCAGGACCAAGGTCTGGGAGCTTTATAAGCAGTGTACCCTGAGAAGTACAGCTCCCATGTCCTCGTCCCATAGGAAAGAGATACTCCAACTTTTCTGGAGGAATTAAAATAAAAGTGAGTCAAGAAGCTCAATGTCCTTATACGTTATTTCTACACAACAAATAGTACTGTGGTCAGCTGAACAATGACCCCCAAGAGACCCACATCCTGCATACTGTGAATACTACCTTTAAGGGTCaaggggactttgcagatgtggtgAAATTAAGGATCCTGAGATGAGGAGATTATTCTGAATTACTTGGGTAATCACAGAAGGAgatttgaaaacagaaataggagatgtccccagaaaccctTTTAACTAAGTatttaagtcactcctgaggctcactcttcagccaaagattagacacgcCCAGAAAACAAAcagtagctcaaccatgtatacaagacaaaatgggcacaccagcccaagggcaaggacgagaaggtaggaagggacaggaaagccagaCGAATGCAAATGGGGAACTCGAGCTTGAGAAGGAGAgggtgttgacacgtcatggagttggcaaccaatgtcacaaaacaatatgtatatcaattgtttaatgagaaactaattttctctgtaaaccttcatctaaagcacgattaacaaaaaaaaaaaaaggaaataggagATGTGGTGATTGAAAAGAGAGGTCAGAGGGGTGTGAGGAAGGGATCATGAACTAAGGAATGTAAGCCgctccagaagctggaaaaggaaaTGGGTTCTCTGGTAGAGCCTCCagaggaacacagccctgctaacaccttgactttaacccattgacactagttttggacttctggtctccagaactgtaagagaataaatctgt
The window above is part of the Loxodonta africana isolate mLoxAfr1 chromosome 10, mLoxAfr1.hap2, whole genome shotgun sequence genome. Proteins encoded here:
- the BDKRB1 gene encoding B1 bradykinin receptor, whose product is MASRALLEFQSPNQSQVFPPNITSCENAQGAWDLLHRVLPALIITICFFGLLGNFFVLSVFLLPRWRLNVAEIYLANLAASDLVFVLGLPFWAENIWNQFNWPFGVVLCRVVNGVIKANLFISIFLMVAISQDRYRILVYPMASWRQRRRLQAQATCALIWAVGGLLSIPTFLLRTVDDVPSLNISACVLQFPHEAWAWHIARMVELNVLGFLLPLAAIVFYNYHILASLRRQAEVRRTLCGGPTDGKTTALIFTLVITFVVCWAPYHFFAFLDFLLRMQALHGCFWEEFSDLGLQFANFFAFINSCLNPVIYVFMGQLFRTKVWELYKQCTLRSTAPMSSSHRKEILQLFWRN